The genomic stretch CTAAAAATCCTATCTGTAAACACTATTGTATTGGGAATGAAGTTTTTAACACATGAACTGGGATGACCATGTTTCAAATCATAGCTGAGTGCAtgttctgaaataaaaaatatggaaatacaaGTGGCAGAGTAGAATGTCCGCAACCACCATTTTGCATGCACTGAAGTCATGGTGATGACAAAGGCTGGTGTGTGAGGTAGGCAGAGTCTTCTGAGGTAAAGCTTTTAACATTTAGGGGGCAGGTTAACTGAGAGTTAAGGTCAAGACTGAATTGAATTGTTAGGCATCCAGTTGGTGCTAGAGAACTGGAAAACTGGCTGGTGTTGGAAGAATATGAAAACCTCTCAATGATAATAAGACTAGAGTCTatgatattttatttggaagtcacagAATTCTAGAGAAATATAAGTAAATGAATGCAATATATAAAAACATTAGTCCTGATGGCCTTTTGAGAGCAAACAGCAACCAGTTCTAATGAGTTTTTCCTTTTTGGGAATTAGGCCTAGAATTTACTATGCTGACATGAATGTTGCTGGGAGTGCTATAGCTAAAGGCCTATTTTGTATTTAATGTATTTGCATAATATTTATGAATGTTTTCAGATCTGTTTAAGCAGAAACAATTTTATTATCTCCTTCCAATTTCCCTAGGCTCTCTATCCCACTCTTCACTTTCTTCTCTAAAAACCTTCTTTTCTAATGAGAAAGAATGAGGCTACTGGACATGCAGATCTGTCATATACTTCTTTCTCAACCGTCCCAACACCCAGTAAACTTACTTTTGTATCCCACTCTTCCTCCTACTCAAAGTCTcctaattttacttttgataCCAACCTTTTCTACAAGGCTATCTCAAAAAGCTCAAAAATGGAactgcaagtttattttggtacaaaaaaatttgaaatccatgcatctgcAGGAGTCCTCCAAAATTTCACTGAAAACATTTATTCTGAAAAGAAATGTCGtggatttaaaaagattttgtgtGAAAATGAACTCGTCCTTtaatatcattttccatgaactttttgaagcaattTGTACAATCTCCTTGTACTTCCTCTAAGATTTTGTTCCTTCAATCACCGTCCCTTTATCTTATATATTCATCTGTTCCACGCTCCTGCCTCACTGACATTATTATTAACTTTACGATTATAAACATGTTCGTATCTTTGTcttcaaggaaaaaataaaatcaacacagAAGTCTCCTCTGAAACTCAGTCACTGCTTCAGTCTCCTTTCTGTCCTTGTCAAGCCTCTTAAAGTAGCAGTCTTTACCCACCATCTATTTCCTTACTTTATTTTCACATCTCATCTCACTGAAATGTATCTAAAGCATTCCTACAGCTCTGCTGATCAACAAAGGCCATAAATGACTTCCACATTGCTAAATCTAACAGCCAAATTTTCACCTTCTTCTTTCTGGATCTTGCCATTACATGTTGCACTATTGATGActctgaaattttaaaagctcAGATCACATCTCTGAGCTGTGCACTCACATCCAGCTAGCACCGAGGCATTCTTTACTTGGATATTGCATAGacaattcaaactcagaatgtCCCAAACTAAGCACATTATTCCCACTCCCCCTTAAAGTGGTTCTTCCTCTTATATTCTCTTTTTCCCAATCTCTCCATGTACAATCAAACATCTAATGAGGAAACAGCATTCATCTTGGATTCTTCCCTCTCACAATCCCTCTCCAATATACGAAATGACAAATCTGTTCAATTTACATTCTTCATTTCTTACACTAATGTATTACTCTCTGTCTTTACTACTTTTACTCCAATTCAGAATCTTATAATTGCTTGCTTTTACTTCTACAACCACCTCTTACCTAAGGCCTCTGATGTTAACCCTGGCCCTACAACCTTTTTATCCATTATGCAGTCAAAATAATCTAAAACACAAATCTGATAATTTTACTGCTCTTGCAAAAAGTGGTTTTGCAACCCACACTAAAATTCTCATTTTCATGATGGCACTCAGTAACTTTGTGACTTACGTCAATCATTGCTAGATATTTGTTGATTAAAactataaatttctaaaaatagcTTTTGCTACTATGCCATACAGTATCAGGCTATTGAGCTCTCTGGGATTATTCTGTGTTCCTCCTCTCTCAAACTGACTTGAACTGAGCCCTGAAGACTCCGAATGCACATGCTCCCAAGATCACACATACGGAATAAATGCCTCACGTTAACACTTACAttgtattatcattattattgcaTTACCACTGTATATAATAATTATccatttaaatatacatttccTGTATCGGGAATATGAACTGTTAAATTTTGTAGAATTAAACTGATTTACCATTCATATTGATTCTAATTTTTCCATAGTTATAATTACTGCTACAATAAACACCTTTGTGCAAAtgctattttagtttttaaattttgttataaGATTCTAAAATAAAAGATTATTAGGTTTAAAGGCATGAATAGTTCTTCAACAATTTGTTACTTTTAGTATTTGAAAATCCAATAGGTAACTCCTATGATTTTTTTACAATAAACATCCATATTTGGAACTTTTGTCATACTTGACTAATATAATTTATGTCATGCCAATAATCCATACCTTTATGAATAGGCTTAATCAATTAATGCAGCTACCATACTAATGACATATTAACAGCCCAATCTTAACAATGCTAGTTAGATTACAATTACAATATacactgagatttttttcttccagtccCTCTAATGAAACATCCATAAGTTTCTATCCCTGACCTATCATTGAAGAGGGAAATCCAATCTATCAAACTGTTAGAAATGACCAGAAAGAAGTGCACAAGATTAAAAGTATGCCAAACATTTAAGATTTCATGAAGCAATCCTGtccaagaaaaagacaaaaaccacACCAAGATACATGTCCAGTGTATAAAAGGTACATATAATGCTCTAAATTAGGCCAAAGGTATTCATGAGCCAAAAGCAGATCACTAGTTATTTCTGTAAATACGTATTTTAATAAAtccatgcttatttattttttaattatctttgGCTGCTCTCACACTATAATGGCTAAGTTAATCACACGCGAGAAAGATCACATGGCTCACAGTTGAAAACATCTGCTAGTCAGGCCTTCATAGAAGAGTCTCAAAACTCCAAAGTAATGAAAAAAGTGCTTTCTActtctgtctttaaaaattattcacactgaaagaattaaattttatataaagcTCATGATTTCTGTCAGTAtgctatttttcttcatttatctgATAGTTCTTCTACTTAACTGCATTTTGCCTCATCACAATCTGTTATCTTTATTCTTCAGCAGTCTGATACAGTTGACCTAgtctgagaaaaagaaatatgcaaaTTATTTCAGAAAGGAAACATAAAAGGAAGACATAAGATGAAATGAGTTAGCGAGGAACAGGAAGGAAAACGCAAGTGTAAAGTTAAGAACTGACAGCACTGTAGACAATGGATGgcaatgtgattaaaaaaaactcacacgaatatttttaagacaaaaaaaataaagtaaaacgaAGAATAAAACTACTTTAAAATACAGAGAGCATATATAAAAGGCATAAAATCTATTAGCATCCAATCTTTAAGAAAGTGTCTTATTTACCTATCCAAACAGGCAAAAAGTCCGGATTTTCCACCTACTGCACAAAGCACTTTGGGAGCACAGCGAGGTCGCGCCATCAAGACTGTCTGATGAGACAGTCTATGTTCCGGCATAAAATGGTACTTTAGGGCTTCATTCAAAAGATGCTTACAAGTGCGGTCATCACGAATCAGATGATTTGCTTCATAGAGTCTAGTGAGAAACTTAACACTCAGTAAAGGTAATCGTACGCTGTTCAGTAGCTGTGCTAAGTATTTCTGGCGCTCTTGTACATCATACTTGATCCAAGACTCCAATGCATAAAAAACAGTCTCTTCGGTAGCTACATTCAAGCAGTCGTTGGAGACAATTTCATCCAAATCAGCATGTGTAAGTTCAAAAAACTCTTCAGTCTGGCAAACAGCTTCAAAATTCTGGCATATGTACTTAGTGGCTGCCAAATAAAGGTCATGACAGCCATATGTTTCTGCAAAACGAGAAATTCCAATACAATTACCAGGATCAAGCTGGCTTTCAAGAAACGCACAACATTCTTTCAGAACAAGTTTTATCTGGAGTAGATTTGCTGCTGGAAGGAGAGATTCAACTGTATcctgagaaataaaaacagtCCCCGTATAGGCATACTCCACAATGGCCTGCAGAGCAGTTTCATCAATGCACTGGAACTCCACTTCACTATTCTCTTTTTCGGAAAGGTTTCCAGTGAACATAGCTTTGAAATATGGACTGATGCTGGCAAGCACCACTTTGTGAGCATGAATTTTAACATCACCTACTCGAAGAATGATGTCACAGAGTTCGTGATGCTGACGAAGAAGATTCAAGCCCTGCAGAAGTTGTTCAGAATGTAAGTGGGTTAAGTTAGCAAGCATGTAGGTCGGGGATGTGTGGTCCATCTGAAGAAGAACAAAAAGCATGGGCAGTTATTTCACAATAATCTGCCAAAACGACTATTTCACAAACAGCACCAAAGGAATCAAACTTGTTTATTTACCCGTCTATTGGTTTTTAAATACTAAAACAGAGACTTTTAGAGTTGGAAGGAATTGAACAAGTCcctttcattctgtttctgtttcttaaacTGAAATCTGAGTATTAATGAAACAAAAGGAAACCATGGGAAAAAACATACTAaaagtgaaattaattttaaaacattataccTAACTGCTTTCTCAGTAATAGAAATAATACAAATGCTACTCAATCAACAGATACTTTAATTGGAAAATTTTctcaaaagctttaaaaattgctttgatAAAGGTTGCTGAATTTTACATGGATATTATTACTGTTAATTAAttcaacaacaatgacaaaattaCTATGAACAGAATCCAATATTTTATGTTTAGAGCAATAAGAATCATTTATTGATCTATATCACAGCCACTGAACTCTTAGTCTGATATTCAGTTTATGTCCTTCCAATCTACCTACCATTTTGTGCTTCTGGAAgattaagaaaaagaattaaaaataaaagattttaaaaaacagaaaaagagaaaagggctgagaaaaataagaagaaaaagagacagtAAGGACTGTATTGGGCTGAAGAAGACTCCCCAACATTCACCCCTAATTCCTAGATATTTTGTGGAACAAAACAGCACTCCTTTGATGTGACTAAGGAGATTAAATTGGAGAAATTTTCTTAATTGTTCAAGTAGGATCTAAGTATAGCCAATATCCACTTTACAGAAGGCAGAGGGTGAGTTCTGACACGGACAGAAGAAGAAAACGTCATGTAACCCCAGAGGGAAGAGCTGGAGCGCTGTGGCTACCAGAGGCTGCAAAAGACAAGAACAGATTCTTCCCTAAAACCTTTACAAGAATCATGGTCCTATCACCTCAATTTCAGCTGACAGTAATTGCAGATTTGTAGCCTACACAGGGATAACTgaaacacgtgtgtgtgtgtgtgtgtgtgtgtgtgtgtgtgtgtttaaatggtGTTTGTGGTCATTTGTTACAGCACACAAAAGAAATTGATGGGTATTTATCTCAGAACAAAAACTGTACCAGTTGCTTAGTACTGAAGGAACATAAAACATCTACACTATCAGCTGCTTCttccctggttcactttcaaCACAAATATTTGGGATAAAAACATAGGCTTGGTTTCCATCTTTAAAATACTATCAAACTAATccaaatattttaagtaatataagTGTTGGTAGGATAGGGATGGCAGCACTTTACTCCCATGCATGGTTATGGCAGAAAAGTTCAAATATTGAAACTTTCATCTTCATGAAGAAACTTATAACTTAACAGTGAATTTTAAGTCAGTTAATAAATTATGTTAATATATCTACCTTACCACTGATACAATCTTCTCGTTCAAACCTCCTAATCATCTCATATGCATCAATCAGAATAATTATCAAGTATTATTTAAATCATAAATATTTGTTATGGATTAAAATGACTTTTGCTTTAGCCTGTTTTACTCCCTTTAGGCACGGAAAATTGAagattcaacaacaaaaaaggcaagTAGACACAGAAATTATATGTGCTCTGTTCTGAAAGCAGTTCTAGCTGCCACTTACTTAATTaactctttatttttcattttctttatctgcaaAATGAGACCACAAGATGTCTGAACTAATGTATCTCAAGAATTCTGAGAACCAACTAAGATGTGTACAGGAAAACATGCATAAGTGTAAGGTATCATGGTGAGGAAACAGAGGTATAATTACCAGTGAAGGCACAAGCCTTGGAGAAATAAGATAATGAATTTTAGTTCCAACAGGATCATATTCTATTATGCTGGGCAAAATAATACATAAACACAGTACGTGGTTTAATCTAAACATTCATTTCTCAGTCACAAAATAATAATCACACCTATCTCAGAAAGACACACGAGAGGACTTATGTCAAGCATAAAGCTCTATATAACTTGAAGTGCCAAGCATATATAACACTTAAGCTTCATTTGACTGCCTCCGACCCACGATCTCCATTAATTCCTACTCTTTCCAGGAGTGGCTTTTTTCACTCTAATAGCACCCTTGCAATCACTATGGCCATGTAAAACGTGCTATCTTCCAAATGGCTTGTCACCTGCCACATTTTGTCttctctctcatcttttttttttttttttcaattcaaatTCTCAGAAACTCTGTGTCAAAATTAACTTTATCAGGTCTGACCTACAGACCTGTGCGCCCAGTTTCTGCCTACACAGAATACACACAAGGTTATCCTGGTGCCATGACAAAGATCTGTCCCCTTCCACTTACATTACTAAAGTAGCTTTATCTCATTTTCCTATATATCTGTGTGGTTAAAACCTTTAATCTTGTTTTGATTAAGGttcaaaaacataatttcttGACCTGACCATTTTTGCTCAATGGTTTAATCCAGAATCTGCAAATCTCCTAAAATATattccaaggtgaggtgagccgtaccagatgtggctgcagggcccaaccagcacacatgagaaccagggagtgaGGGGCCAAAGCCAGTAGGGTGAATGagaagggctcccctgctggacaaccactcccattggagagcaggagttgggatgggggcagaccagaccaggcagggctacaacacctgtgggcctcatgtgagctagatcagggaaaagccaggctgggctgactgctctgactggtgcaaacataaattagagtggatgaaGGTTGTTTGGGATTTGCTGCAACAACAgctgacagaggctggcactgggagctaaatcacgctaaactccagaaccacctggtcagtgcataatctgggaatgggagtggcctagtagggaaatagtgggtaccttcttcttgggttaccactcccactggagagcatgaaaaccaggaaaggggcaggggtggcttgacagaaaggcacctgctagtatgtgtgtggacaggatagtggggctggttgggttgaactaggcttcaatgcccattgacatgtatgagagctaaatgggatgtggaacagattgAACAAGTCTGCGGGACAgggtggcaagcatgggaaccagggtagggggcaggtctagtgggggttactgggagtcaccccgactaggttgcagctcccactgatttgtgtgaggactgaatatgaagcgggcaggatagagctggactacaacacccattggctggcatggatggaagacagggctggaaacagaactgattcaGCAATTCCAACCACCACCATGTGCACAAGCTGACTGGgacgacagactgtgccggaccctgtactggctagcacacacaagaatcaggtctgggatcaccccagacaaagtttctttggagatccctccaactgaactgctcatctcagaaccccaaccatgaagaggctatgtcagctaatggattctgaagagatttcatcgtgcttggaatggcaagattggcagcaattcagaactgttgaactattaaaagcgcttgagcaggaccctcagagcatgccccacatgggggacctgagaTGGGtaagaggctgggtggggcttttccctttgtttctctccttaccccagatacagggggaaaaatgatattagtgtggaaacaatggactTACCCACTTTCTTTTCCTATAACACTTGACCTTTTGtgccataatcaactatgtaagattatcaaaataaaaaaaatatttaaaaaatgccaactaaaaagtttaaaaggacaaagtaaaaacagaaaacctAAAATGAATTGCATCAGGTTTGCCATAACATCATTCTTAGATGTTTTAATTTGACCATATTTCTCTctcaaaaaagagagaaatacataATCCTTTTCCAATACTGAAAACAGTGGTCCTCAAATACATTGTTCTGTACCCAAAGCATCAGTACCACTTGGAGATTTCCCTAGGATGGCGAAATCCTGGACtcaaaaacagaagtaaaaaataagaaactACCTAGGGTCAGGGGAGAGGCTTGGAGATTCTGTGTTTTAAGTCCTCAAGGTGATTCTGATGCATGCTAAATGTGAGAAGCAGTTACAATATTTCCAGCATTAACTGCAAATGCTCATAAAAATATCTCATATGAAAACTACtttgaaattatatattataattgtGACTCTACAGTATTTCCTATTAAGTAGTTAAAAGTAACTCAAGAGTAATgactcttgggcccagcgtggtggcttgGTGGCTGAGATGCTTGCTTTGGACctaccaggattgcatatggatgccagttctaatcccagcagccctacttcccatccagctccctgcttgtggcctgggaaatcagtaaagaacagctcaagaccttgggatcctgcaccaatgtgggagacctggagaaaattcctggctcctggccttggatcggtgcagctctggcctttgcggtcacttgggagtgaatcagcaaatggaggattttcctctctgtctctcctctctgtatttctgactttgtaataaaaattaaaaaaaaaacttaaaaaaattaatgattctTAATTCTCAAAATCCCAGTGTTGTCCAATGGCTTTACAATGATGATTTTGTTTATCTCAATAACTATGCACAGAATAAAgggcaaattttaaataaaaggaggaaaaatagTGAGTAGTTGTAGGAATTCAATCAGATTAGTAGTACTACTTCTGAATTTCCTCATTTTTGCAAAATTTTTCATTGCTTAAATACAACTAAATGAGAATATATGTAAAACCTCAGTTGCAGGAAACTGCCTAGATTGCCtggtacctaggcaagtgttacactactgGAACAaaggcagccaatagctggcaagcATTCTGCGCTTGAttaatgccaactctgtgttaacAATACCAATCTGCAGCATAATTGCCTGTTctaatgtttttggtttttgtttgttttgtgtggcaAAAGGCAGGGGACACTGGGCTGGGACACACACAGCAGTCCCCAGGCATGCCACATACCACCACACAGCAGTGGGGGGCTACTAGGTTATATGTGacaggagtgacttctgggggcttccatggactGGGCCACTGTACTCACAGATAGACAAGGCAGTTGAGATGGGATAGTTTAGAGGGAGGAActcagagggcatgtctgggtcagccCAAGGTAcccactcatgtggaaaacctggccTGGGCTAA from Ochotona princeps isolate mOchPri1 chromosome 6, mOchPri1.hap1, whole genome shotgun sequence encodes the following:
- the KLHL28 gene encoding kelch-like protein 28; translation: MDHTSPTYMLANLTHLHSEQLLQGLNLLRQHHELCDIILRVGDVKIHAHKVVLASISPYFKAMFTGNLSEKENSEVEFQCIDETALQAIVEYAYTGTVFISQDTVESLLPAANLLQIKLVLKECCAFLESQLDPGNCIGISRFAETYGCHDLYLAATKYICQNFEAVCQTEEFFELTHADLDEIVSNDCLNVATEETVFYALESWIKYDVQERQKYLAQLLNSVRLPLLSVKFLTRLYEANHLIRDDRTCKHLLNEALKYHFMPEHRLSHQTVLMARPRCAPKVLCAVGGKSGLFACLDSVEMYFPQNDSWIGLAPLNIPRYEFGICVLDQKVYVIGGIETNVRPGFTIRKHENSVECWNPDTNTWTSLERMNESRSTLGVAVLAGELYALGGYDGQSYLQSVEKYIPKIRQWQPVAPMTTTRSCFAAAVLDGMIYAIGGYGPAHMNSVERYDPSKDCWEMVASMADKRIHFGVGVMLGFIFVVGGHNGVSHLSSIERYDPHQNQWTVCRPMQEPRTGVGAAVIDNYLYVVGGHSGSSYLNTVQKYDPVSDTWLDSAGMIYCRCNFGLTAL